Genomic DNA from Cucumis melo cultivar AY chromosome 10, USDA_Cmelo_AY_1.0, whole genome shotgun sequence:
TAATTCAAATCCCCACGTAATAttctaaaaacaataaaaagtaCACTTGgaagaattaaaaaaagttaaactaaaaagaaaaaaaaaaagaaaaaaaaaaagaaaaaaagagattCTTTAAGGAGCCAAAAAAATGTGTCCTTCCAACGGTGCTCTTCCCCTTCCACTTACTCATTCATAAAGCGCTTCTTTCTTCTCCCTTTTTTCCACCATTTTTCCTCTTCTCTTTCAAACAATCGCCGAATGGGTTTCTCTTCTTTCACCTTCCTctgtttttctcttcttccctcttttcttctccttctccttcccttttcttcttcttctccttcaaaTCTCCCAGTCCTTTCCTTCCATGAAGCATATAATCACTTGTTCGGCGATGCCAATCTCCTCCTTCTCAACCATGGAAAATCGGTTCATCTTTATTTAGATGAACGAACAGGTCCTCTCTTCctccctttttttctttcattacaGATTTATTTCAACccttttgtttttctctttttcttatttttttttctatttcggTTTTTGTTTTCAGGGGCTGGATTTCTGTCTCAGGATCTCTATCTTCATGGATTCTTTAGTGCTTCCATTAAATTGCCTGCTGATTATACTGCTGGTGTTGTGGTTGCTTTTTATGTGAGTTGGATTGTGGTATTTGTTGGTTTTTTGGGAAATGCTTTTAACTGTGTCTCTTTAATCTCTGACTAAtactctttcttttctttttttttttttttttttgtccgtGAGTTTCTGATAATCAAATGACGGTTTGAAATTTTTGGATAATCtcttttcatttgattttgtTCTGAATTCTTTTACTCTgcattgtgtgtgtgtgtgtgtgtgtgtgtgtgtgtgtggtaGTAGTAGTAGGGGTGTTAAGGGTTATGATTGTCTTAAAAGGTTAAAGGAGTCTCTAAACACGACTGTGCTTTTTTAATACGGCGTGTTTACGTGGGAATGCTTTTAAAACTTAGTTTTAAGCGgggcttttcttttttttataagtaATTTTTTATGGAGCCTAAAAGTGTGAATGAGATTTGTAAAGTTTTTAACCTTTTGTTAGCATCAACAAACCTTTTTtcatagttattattatttttttaaattattgttatgGAGCTCTTGCTCCTATTTTCTCTCTTGCTCCCACCTCTAATGCAATGAGGACTTGCTTGGAAGTTTCCGTCAGAGAGTGAGAGCGCAAGGGAGATAATAGGGCGTGAGAGCTTAATGGAAAAGTGGGAGTGACAGTGGGAGAGAGAATACATGGAGCAGATAAAGAGCTAGAGGGGAACATAGAGAGCACGTGCAAGAGGCAGCTCAAGAGCAAGAGCACGACGAAAAATTGGGAGCGAGAGCCAAGGAAGAATAGTGTAGGATGCaagtataaaatataaatacaaagaaaaaaaaaggtttgttAAAGCTAGCGAAGGGTTAGGAAAACATATTTTTAGACATCAAGTTTATTTTGCAAAATTTTGAGTTCAATTTGTCAAAATATTCAAATTGTTTTTCTTACATTAGAAGCAATATGGTATGGAAGTGTCTATTGACCTGTCACTCTTGTGTTTGGTTCTACAGTTTCATCAAAAGCACGGTGATAAAATAAATTGCTAAGTGGGCGTTTGAATTTAACTGGTTAAGACATTGCTTAAACTTTATAAGAACTTTATAACTACATTCTTATAAAGTGGATTGCCTTTCCAAGTGTTTATAAACAAAGATTTTGCACTTATGAACACTTAGAAAGTCAATCTAAACATACCTTAGAGTTCCTCttaaaaacatttataaatcattttcaaaccagaagattTTGGGTTTACAATATTTTTGGCTAGGACACAACCCAAACATACCTTTAGTTGTTAGGGCTAAATTTGCACTATAGTTTAATTGTGTATGGACTCGACCTAAGTTGGTTTGGTTCGGTTTTTTGGGTCATTTATTCAgatttcttttaaagaaaaaatagcAAGAATATTATTCCGTTTTAACTCATAGATTAGTAACTCAATGTAGTAACTGTGATGGTAGATGTCAAATGGCGATATGTTTGAGAACAACCACGACGAGATTGATTTTGAGTTTTTAGGGAACATCAGAGGTAAAGAATGGAGGGTTCAGACTAACATTTACGGAAATGGGAGCACGAATGTTGGCAGAGAAGAAAGATATGGTCTCTGGTTTGATCCAGCTGAAGATTTCCATCAGTACAGCATTCTTTGGACTGATTCTCGCATTATGTAagctctttctttttcttccatttgttcTTAATTTTGGAATATCCCTTgttctgttgtgttgtgatgtttTACCGATGCCATGGAGAGGAGGGTGTGAATAGTTTATTTGGAAAGTTCTTTCAGAAAGTTTTATGAAGTTTGGAGTCTACGATTTCTAAGCTTTTAGATGTTTTGTTTTGGTCTTTAAGCTTTCACATTTCTGTTTATTGCTCCTCATGCTTCAAACGTTCTCTTTTAGTCCTTCAACGAA
This window encodes:
- the LOC103495069 gene encoding probable xyloglucan endotransglucosylase/hydrolase protein 28 gives rise to the protein MGFSSFTFLCFSLLPSFLLLLLPFSSSSPSNLPVLSFHEAYNHLFGDANLLLLNHGKSVHLYLDERTGAGFLSQDLYLHGFFSASIKLPADYTAGVVVAFYMSNGDMFENNHDEIDFEFLGNIRGKEWRVQTNIYGNGSTNVGREERYGLWFDPAEDFHQYSILWTDSRIIFYVDEVPIREVKRTASMGGEFPSKPMTLYATIWDGSSWATNGGKYKVNYKYSPYIAEFSEFVLHGCTVDPIEQVFRKCDLTPQISEAAIPNNITTAKRTKMESFRRKHMTYSYCYDHLRYKIPPAECVLDPQEAKRLRKFDPVTFGKGRRHRAKHRHSSQAEFTSV